GAAGCTAAGTATAGCCCTATGAGCAGTATGGATTCCGTAACAACATCGACGATTCTCCAAGCGACCAGGGAAGTGATGTTTGATGAATCGGGTGATAATGCTGGGAATGATACCAAACTTAACCAAATGTATGAACTAATGAAGTAAATGAATAACAGACTAGAACAGCTCGGTCCAATCAGTGAAAAGTTAAATCAAGTCCAACGTACGATGAATTCGTTATCTCTCAAAGTAGGGAATCTGGAAAATGAAGTTGGTAtattaaaggtcaaaggtcaagataTGAAGCAAAGTTGCAATGTAATTAGTGATATGTATGATGAGGTGAAAAGGGTGTCAAAAAAGCAAGGGGATGAATTATTGAAGCTGCAAAAGGCCGTTCACACACATATGCCTGTAAAGGAGAACTTTGAAAGCCTTGAAAAAATTGTGAATGAGTTGAGATCTGATAAAGATGAATTGAAACGAAATATTACAGACTTAAGGTGGCGCTCTATGAAGAAAAACCTGGTGTTCAGTGGTCTGCTGTAGTCACCTAACGAGGATACAGAATCGCTACTTCGAGAGTTTTTGCACGTAGAATTGAACATCCAGAACCATATCGAGCTTGGAAACGTCCATCGATTTGGAAAGTTCATTCGCGGTAAACGAAGGCCGATTTTCGCTCGGTTTATCTTCAACAATGATAGGTCCTTGGTGTTCAAGCGGTCGGGTATGTTGGCAGGAACTTCGTTCTTTATCAACGAACAATTTCCATCAGAAGTCGAACACAAACGAAGGCAGCTTTACCCTACGTATAGAGACCTTAAGGCCAAACACCACAAGGTCAAGCTTGTCAGGGGCAAGCTCATTGTGGACGGCAAGTTGTACACGGGTCCCCTGGTAAGCAGTGACGTCAGAGCGAAGAACAGCAACCCACGACAGACCAGAACTTACAGTGACGTTGCTCAAAGTCCGACTAACGGGTCTCCCAGTGAGCATGCCCAACCCACTAAACGTTCACGCTTTAACAGCAACAGTGAGTCGCCACGGAGTAGTGCTCGTTTTTTGCCATCTACGACAAACTCGTCATCAGGTGAAACCATTCCAAAGACTGTATAGGATTAGGAGGAGAGTGAACTCCCTACTGTTAACGTTCTATCATGGAACGTTTGCAGATCACTTGTTGATAAACTTAATGATCAAGACTTCTTGTTTATACGAATGTTGGATTAGCAGTGAAGATGACATCTCTATCACAGGGTATACTGATTGTGTCATACTTAGGCTCCATGGTAGAGGAGGAGGCatagtaatatatatcaaatcttGCAAAGGCGAGAAATGTCGTGTAGTGGAAACTGTTATAGACAGCATTAGTGTAATCAAACTGTCATATACGTCTAGAAGGGATATCTATGCAATTGGTAATTATTTCCCTCCTGTGAATAGCACGTACTATGCAAAGAATGATTTAGATCTGTTTGTATTACTAGAGGAAACTGTAGGTAAATATAAAGAGTTTGGTGAATGTTTTAGCAATAGGTGATTTTAACAGCCGTACTGGTCAATCTGAGGACTATATTGCCTTTGATAAAGTTAGTGAATTTTCAGCCCATGTATTATCCAATATATTCGAATACCTCCCTGATTCTAATGTTTGTACACGGGCAAATATGGACCTCTATGTTAACCAGTTCGGAAGACAACTTTTGTCTCTCTGTAAAACCACTGGTCTCAAAATTTTAAACGGTAGACATGCTGGTGATGGTAATGGCCATTATACGTTTATCAGTAACAATGGAGCCAGTCTTGTTGATTATGTTTAAGTTCCTCATGCTTTGATAAAGTCCATAGCACAGTTCGAATCTAGtgtatttaatcattttttgaCCACTCCCCTGTGTCGTTCACATTACCTTCGTTATTTTCCGTTATGAAAGAAACTGTTGATATAGAATCCAAATCCTATAGAATAACTGTAAAATGGAATGAGAACGAAAAACAGTCGATCAAAGAGACACTTCTAGCAAATTCC
This portion of the Pecten maximus unplaced genomic scaffold, xPecMax1.1, whole genome shotgun sequence genome encodes:
- the LOC117319333 gene encoding uncharacterized protein LOC117319333; translated protein: MNSLSLKVGNLENEVGILKVKGQDMKQSCNVISDMYDEVKRVSKKQGDELLKLQKAVHTHMPSPNEDTESLLREFLHVELNIQNHIELGNVHRFGKFIRGKRRPIFARFIFNNDRSLVFKRSGMLAGTSFFINEQFPSEVEHKRRQLYPTYRDLKAKHHKVKLVRGKLIVDGKLYTGPLVSSDVRAKNSNPRQTRTYSDVAQSPTNGSPSEHAQPTKRSRFNSNSESPRSSARFLPSTTNSSSGETIPKTV